CCCGTTGTTCGGGAAGCGCTGATCATGCGGCTCGTCTTCGCCGGGACCCCGGCGCCCGCCGTGCCTTCGTTGCAGGCCCTCATCGACTCCGAGCGCCACGAGGTCGCGGCCGTGATCACCCGGCCGGACGCGCGCGCCGGACGCGGCCGCAAGGTGCTGCGCTCACCGGTCGGCGAGCTCGCCGACGAGCACGGCATCGAAGTCCTCACGCCGCCGCGCGCCACGGACCCGGATTTCCTGGCACGGCTGGAGGAAATCGCCCCGGACTGCTGCCCGGTGGTGGCCTACGGGGCGCTGCTGCGGCAGCGGGCGCTCGACGTCCCCCGGCACGGATGGGTCAACCTGCACTTCTCGCTGCTGCCGGCGTGGCGCGGCGCGGCGCCGGTGCAGTCCGCGATCCGGCACGGCGACGAGATCACCGGTGCCGCCACGTTCCACCTGGTGCCGGAGCTCGACGCCGGTCCCGTTTACGGCGTGGTCACCGAGGACGTGCGCGACACCGACACCTCGGGCGACCTGCTGGACCGGCTGGCGATCTCCGGTGCGAAGCTGCTGGCCGCGACGCTCGACGGCATCGAGGACGGCACGGTGCGGGCGCAACCGCAGCCCGCCGAGGGCGTCAGCTACGCGCCGAAGGTCACCTCGGAGGACGCCAAGGCGGACTTCGCCGCGCCCGCGCTCGCCGTGGACCGGCTGATCCGTTCGGTGACGCCGGATCCCGGCTCGTGGGCGTGGTTCCGGGACGAGCGGTTCAAGCTCGGGCCGGTGACGCGCACCGAGGAGACCGGCCTCGCTCCCGGCGAGATCAGCGTGCAGCGCCGCCGGGTGCTCGTCGGCACCGCGACCGAAGCGGTCGCGCTGGGCGAAGTGCAGGCGCAGGGCAAGAAACGCATGGCGGCCACGGACTGGGCGCGCGGAACCCGCATCGAGCAAGGAGAACGTCTGCAGTGAACGACCACCGTCCCCGCCGCCCGTCCCGGCCCCGCGGCAGCCGCCCGCCGCAGCGCGGCAAGACCCCCGCCCGGCCGCCCGAGCAGGACCCGGCGCGGATGGCGGCGCTGGAAACGCTGCGCGCGGTCCGCGAGCGCGACGCCTACGCGAACCTGACGCTGCCGGGCCTGCTGCGCAAGCGCAAGCTCGACGGCAGGGACGCGGGGCTGGCCACCGAGCTCGCCTACGGCACCTGCCGCGCCACCGGTCTGCTCGACGCGGTCATCGCGGACTGCAGCGGCCGTGACGTGTCCGAAGTGGACCCGGTGACGCTGGACGTGCTGCGAATGGGCGTCTACCAGTTGCTGCGCACCAGGATTCCGGACCACGCCGCCGTGGCGTCCACAGTGGACATCGTGCGCGGCGAGGCGGGGTCGAAGCTCGCCGGGTTCGCCAACGCCGTCATGCGCCGCGCCAGCGAGCGCGACGAGCAGGAGTGGATCGACCGGCTCGCGCCCGCCCGCGACACCGACCCCGTCGGCCACCTCGCGCTGCGCCACGCGCACCCGCGCTGGGTGGCGCAGGCGTTCGCCGACGCGCTCGGCGACACCGGCGACGGCCTCGCCGCCGCGCTCGCCGCCGACGACGCCCGGCCCGCCGTGCACCTCGCCGCCCGGCCCGGCGAGATCAGCAACGAGGAGCTCGCCGCCATCACCGGCGGTGACGAAGCGCCGTACTCGCCCTACGGCGTGCACCTGGAGGCGGGCGCCGGCGACCCCGGCGACCTGGAACCGGTGCGCGAAGGCTTCGCCGCCGTGCAGGACGAGGGCAGCCAGCTCGCCGCCCTCGCCGTCACCAAGCCCGAGGTGACCGGCTCCGACACCCGCTGGCTCGACCTGTGCGCGGGCCCCGGCGGCAAGGCCGGGCTGCTCGGCGCGCTGATCACCCTCGACGGCGGCACGCTCGACGCGGTCGAGCAGTCCGAGCACCGCGCGGAGCTCATCCGCAAGGTCACCCGCGACCTCGCCGTCACCGTGCACGTCGCCGACGGGCGCGAATCCGGCCTCGAACCCGGCTACGACCGGGTGCTCGTCGACGCGCCGTGCACCGGGCTCGGCGCGCTGCGGCGCCGTCCGGAGGCCCGCTGGCGGCGGCAGCCCTCGGACGTGGCGGAACTGGCGAAGTTGCAGCGCTCGCTGCTGCTGTCGGCCGTGGGGCTCGCCCGCTCCGGTGGTGTCGTGGCCTACGTCGTGTGCTCGCCGCACCTGTCGGAGACCGACGGCGTCATCTCCGACGTGGTGCGCCGCAGCGGTGCGGAACTGCTCGACGCGCGCGAGGCGTTCCCCGGCGTCCCCGACCTCGGCGACGGCCCCACCGTCCAGCTCTGGCCGCACCTGCACGGCACGGACGCGATGTTCTGCGCCCTGCTCCGAGTCCCCTGACCCGAGGACGATTCCCCGCTCCGTGGACGACTCCCGCAATTTCTCGCGAAATTGAACACCCCGGGTGACGTGTGACCCCCACCCCGGCGGCCCTCCACCCCGGAACGTGATCACGTCCACGGTCGTGGGCGCGTTCGCCCTGGTGCCCTCCGATTTCTCGCGGCGGGTGAAAATCCGAAGCAGGGGTCGCGCACGGAGCGTCACTTCGGGTTGGGGCGGTGTCGTCGGGATCAGGGTTGGGGCGGGAGTTCGGTGACCTCTCGCGCCGGGGTGAGGTCGGAGGGGGAGCGGACGTGGTGGAGCGGGAGCACCGGCGGTGGCTGGAGGTCGCCGCGGCGGAGGCGCGGGCGGGTGCCGCCGAAGGCGGCATCCCCATCGGGGCCGCGCTCATCGGAGCGGACGGCTCCGTGCTCGGGCGGGGGCGGAACCGGCGGGTCCAGGACGACGACCCGTCGGTGCACGCGGAGACCGCCGCGTTCCGCGCCGCGGGCAGGCAGCGCGGTTACGCGGACACCACGATGGTCACCACCCTGTCGCCCTGCTGGTACTGCAGCGGACTCGTGCGGCAGTTCGGCATCGGCACCGTCGTGATCGGCGAGGCCCGCAACTTCCACGGCGGGCACGACTGGCTCGCCGAGCACGGCGTGCGGATCGTGCTGCTCGACGACCCCGAGTGCGCCCGGTCGATGGCGGAGTTCATCGCCCAGCACCCGCGCCTGTGGCACGAGGACATCGGCGAACAGGACTGACCCTCACGCCGCCCGGCGGTACGCCGTGGGGCGCAGGTGCGGCGGCGCCTGGTCGGCGGCGAGCTCCGGAGCCGAACCGTCGCCCGCCGAGCCCGAGCCGCCGTCGTGACCCGCGTCCGCCGGGGCCGGGCCGCCACCGCCGCGCCGGTGCACCGCGAACAACAGGCCCAGGCCGACCAGCAGCAGGGCGTGCGAAGCGACGCGTTCCACGGTCGCGGCGCCGACGACCAGGTCGTGCACCGAGAAACCGGCGAGCGCGGCCACGAACGCGCTCAGCACCGGCAGCACGCCGGCGGCGGTGCGGTCCCGCCACGACGCCCACAGCAGCCCGACGCCCAGCGCGAGGTTCCACGCGGTGCTCTCGTTGAACAGGTGCTCGGTCATGCCGCCGTGCCCCGCGTGCCCGTGCAGCCCGACGAGTCCCACCATCTGGGCCAGCGCGAGCAGGATCTGAACGGTGGCGGTGAGCGCCAGCGCACCGCGCAGCACGCCGCGCACCCGGTCCCGGCGCGGCACCCGCGCCAGCACCGCGCCCGCGAGGTCCGGAGTGGGTGCGACCAGCCGAACCCGCAGGTGGCGCGTCAGCTCGCCCGCCTCCGCCTGGAACGCCCGGCAGGCCGCGCACGTCTCCAGGTGGGCGTCGACCTCGGCTTCGGGGAACTCCGGCGGCTCCCCGTCCAGCACGGCCGACACCGAGTTCCGGCAACTTTCACAGTTCACGGTCAGATTGTCGGCCGAGCAGGGGGAGGAGTTCCCGGCGGGGTTTCGACTACTCTCAGGCCCCGTGACGCACTCGGAGGCCGAAGACACTCGTGTGACCGAGCTCGCGCTGGCCGCCGGGAAAGGTGATCGACGCGCCCTGGAGGAGT
This window of the Saccharopolyspora gloriosae genome carries:
- the fmt gene encoding methionyl-tRNA formyltransferase; protein product: MRLVFAGTPAPAVPSLQALIDSERHEVAAVITRPDARAGRGRKVLRSPVGELADEHGIEVLTPPRATDPDFLARLEEIAPDCCPVVAYGALLRQRALDVPRHGWVNLHFSLLPAWRGAAPVQSAIRHGDEITGAATFHLVPELDAGPVYGVVTEDVRDTDTSGDLLDRLAISGAKLLAATLDGIEDGTVRAQPQPAEGVSYAPKVTSEDAKADFAAPALAVDRLIRSVTPDPGSWAWFRDERFKLGPVTRTEETGLAPGEISVQRRRVLVGTATEAVALGEVQAQGKKRMAATDWARGTRIEQGERLQ
- a CDS encoding transcription antitermination factor NusB codes for the protein MNDHRPRRPSRPRGSRPPQRGKTPARPPEQDPARMAALETLRAVRERDAYANLTLPGLLRKRKLDGRDAGLATELAYGTCRATGLLDAVIADCSGRDVSEVDPVTLDVLRMGVYQLLRTRIPDHAAVASTVDIVRGEAGSKLAGFANAVMRRASERDEQEWIDRLAPARDTDPVGHLALRHAHPRWVAQAFADALGDTGDGLAAALAADDARPAVHLAARPGEISNEELAAITGGDEAPYSPYGVHLEAGAGDPGDLEPVREGFAAVQDEGSQLAALAVTKPEVTGSDTRWLDLCAGPGGKAGLLGALITLDGGTLDAVEQSEHRAELIRKVTRDLAVTVHVADGRESGLEPGYDRVLVDAPCTGLGALRRRPEARWRRQPSDVAELAKLQRSLLLSAVGLARSGGVVAYVVCSPHLSETDGVISDVVRRSGAELLDAREAFPGVPDLGDGPTVQLWPHLHGTDAMFCALLRVP
- a CDS encoding nucleoside deaminase → MEREHRRWLEVAAAEARAGAAEGGIPIGAALIGADGSVLGRGRNRRVQDDDPSVHAETAAFRAAGRQRGYADTTMVTTLSPCWYCSGLVRQFGIGTVVIGEARNFHGGHDWLAEHGVRIVLLDDPECARSMAEFIAQHPRLWHEDIGEQD
- a CDS encoding zf-HC2 domain-containing protein gives rise to the protein MNCESCRNSVSAVLDGEPPEFPEAEVDAHLETCAACRAFQAEAGELTRHLRVRLVAPTPDLAGAVLARVPRRDRVRGVLRGALALTATVQILLALAQMVGLVGLHGHAGHGGMTEHLFNESTAWNLALGVGLLWASWRDRTAAGVLPVLSAFVAALAGFSVHDLVVGAATVERVASHALLLVGLGLLFAVHRRGGGGPAPADAGHDGGSGSAGDGSAPELAADQAPPHLRPTAYRRAA